From the Hyalangium gracile genome, one window contains:
- a CDS encoding penicillin-binding protein activator: MEVLTTSRRALGLALALLLTACPKTSSPVRGGGGGTDGTTSEDGSLPTRPRVEARKDAAADAALAQAIESAARATDKKQAAEVFIGVRKAYPETTASQEALYRAGVLYFESEDYANARKAFNELLFENPLHPQSEDAKKKLALSALEVGAYRDAYQTLSSLAERAEGPERDKLLEDAARAAEGAGLYGAALDIAVKAAGDAKTPEEQKEAVARVEQLVEGRAAFVDVARVAEGMSPRHPAWPVLTFKLARIYYHLRDWTRLEETLQRFLQEAPSHPFAAQAKELLARSSRRVEVRPKTVGVLLPMTGRYKPIGEAVLRGVQLALNGSDIELIVKDTQGEVTLAGQAVEQLAFDEGAIAILGPLLPDDSRRAALVAEELQVPLLTMTRAEGITDIGSYIFRNMLTNSAQAQAIADYAMKVRGFKRFAMLYPNIPYGVEMANGFWDEVLENGGTVRGAESYAHDQTTFTNEAKKLVGRYYLEDRADYIEGMRDVNSQELDAFRKRKAVEKVKSGLEPVIDFDAIFIPDDWKRVSLVGPALAVEDIVTNACDPRDLERIRKTTGKKDLKTVTLLGTNTWSSPKGRSGLPELIERGGKFVTCSVYVDGFFIDSQRPATRKFVQAFREAYKDVDREPGLLEAIGYDSAMMLRQLIQKQRPNTRADMREALFNLKNFEGATGRTSFSDKREAVKPLFLLSVDNKGVKELPPETATGGSGS, from the coding sequence ATGGAAGTCCTCACCACTTCGCGCCGAGCCCTGGGGCTGGCGCTGGCGCTGCTGCTGACCGCCTGTCCGAAGACGTCGTCTCCCGTGCGTGGAGGCGGTGGAGGTACCGACGGAACCACTTCCGAGGACGGCTCCCTGCCGACCCGCCCCCGGGTGGAGGCCAGGAAGGACGCGGCGGCGGACGCCGCGCTGGCCCAGGCCATCGAGTCCGCGGCCCGGGCGACGGACAAGAAGCAGGCGGCCGAGGTGTTCATCGGCGTGCGCAAGGCGTACCCGGAGACCACCGCGAGCCAGGAGGCGCTCTACCGCGCCGGCGTCCTCTACTTCGAGTCCGAGGACTACGCCAACGCGCGCAAGGCCTTCAACGAGCTGCTCTTCGAGAACCCGCTCCACCCCCAGTCCGAGGACGCCAAGAAGAAGCTGGCCCTGTCCGCGCTGGAGGTGGGCGCCTACCGGGACGCCTACCAGACGCTCTCCAGCCTCGCCGAGCGGGCCGAGGGCCCCGAGCGTGACAAGCTCCTCGAGGACGCCGCGCGCGCCGCCGAGGGCGCGGGCCTGTACGGCGCGGCGCTCGACATCGCCGTGAAGGCGGCCGGAGACGCGAAGACGCCCGAGGAGCAGAAGGAGGCCGTGGCCCGGGTGGAGCAGCTGGTGGAGGGCCGCGCGGCCTTCGTGGACGTGGCCCGCGTGGCCGAGGGGATGTCTCCGCGGCACCCGGCCTGGCCCGTGCTCACCTTCAAGCTGGCGCGCATCTACTACCACCTGCGGGACTGGACGCGGCTGGAGGAGACGCTCCAGCGCTTCCTCCAGGAGGCGCCGAGCCACCCGTTCGCCGCGCAGGCCAAGGAGCTGCTGGCCCGCTCCTCGCGCCGCGTGGAGGTGCGTCCCAAGACGGTGGGCGTGCTGCTGCCCATGACGGGGCGCTACAAGCCCATCGGCGAGGCGGTGCTGCGCGGCGTGCAGCTGGCGCTCAACGGCAGCGACATCGAGCTCATCGTCAAGGACACCCAGGGCGAGGTGACGCTGGCCGGCCAGGCCGTCGAGCAGCTCGCCTTCGACGAGGGCGCCATCGCCATCCTCGGGCCCCTGCTGCCGGATGACTCGCGCCGCGCCGCGCTGGTGGCCGAGGAGCTCCAGGTGCCGCTGCTGACGATGACGCGCGCCGAGGGCATCACCGACATCGGCTCCTACATCTTCCGCAACATGCTCACCAACTCCGCGCAGGCGCAGGCCATCGCGGACTACGCGATGAAGGTACGGGGCTTCAAGCGCTTCGCGATGCTCTACCCGAACATCCCCTACGGCGTGGAGATGGCCAACGGCTTCTGGGACGAGGTGCTGGAGAACGGCGGCACCGTGCGCGGCGCGGAGAGCTACGCGCACGACCAGACGACCTTCACCAACGAGGCCAAGAAGCTCGTCGGCCGCTACTACCTGGAGGACCGCGCCGACTACATCGAGGGCATGCGCGACGTGAACTCGCAGGAGCTGGACGCGTTCCGCAAGCGCAAGGCCGTGGAGAAGGTGAAGAGCGGCCTGGAGCCCGTCATCGACTTCGACGCCATCTTCATCCCGGACGACTGGAAGCGCGTCAGCCTGGTGGGCCCGGCGCTCGCGGTGGAGGACATCGTCACCAACGCGTGCGACCCGAGGGACCTGGAGCGCATCCGCAAGACGACGGGCAAGAAGGACCTGAAGACGGTGACGCTGCTGGGCACCAACACGTGGAGCAGCCCCAAGGGGCGCTCGGGCCTGCCGGAGCTCATCGAGCGCGGCGGCAAGTTCGTCACCTGCTCGGTGTACGTGGACGGCTTCTTCATCGACTCGCAGCGGCCGGCCACCAGGAAGTTCGTCCAGGCCTTCCGCGAGGCCTACAAGGACGTGGACCGCGAGCCGGGCCTGCTGGAGGCCATCGGCTACGACTCGGCGATGATGCTGCGGCAGCTCATCCAGAAGCAGCGCCCCAACACCCGCGCCGACATGCGCGAGGCGCTCTTCAACCTGAAGAACTTCGAGGGCGCCACGGGCCGCACTTCCTTCAGTGACAAGCGCGAGGCCGTCAAGCCGCTCTTCCTGCTGTCCGTGGACAACAAGGGCGTCAAGGAGCTGCCGCCGGAGACGGCGACGGGAGGCTCGGGCTCATGA
- a CDS encoding protein kinase domain-containing protein: protein MATYRLVRKLAAGGMAEVFLAKVVGAEGFEKPVAVKRVLPSLAQDKEFIELFLREAKLTVSLQHANVVQVFDLGCARGQYYMVMEFVDGENLRALQRAAAAQQVGLGLREVCFIVQQVAEGLAYAHEKLDASGRPLNIIHRDINPSNVMIAAAGEVKLADFGIAKAANFQSGTQAGVVKGKLGYLAPEQVRGGAVDQRADLFLLGLLLYELLSGQQLFCGPDYFQILRNISSFDVKTVVPVPGVPAPLWSIVTRALAPDPVARFQRARDLSDALQNFLFDHRLRVGPQDVARLFARTFPGRRSPLDTGTPGTVESRGEEIRLGAEGASPPGGSRTIPLRNAPQEPPRPAVPKTPPPIPSAPPVPAPVMAGAKTVAIRTHSRPEMQRPAVPPMQGPVGNPEPGRRLTPVPLPQGTVPPEPSRRIVLPQRSATAQLLQLGALRPRPSVRRPLGELLLAAGKLTEAQLRGMLERQRREGGKLGERLVAEGLVTDEELVAAIGEQLGIPFIAEHQLRTLPVPTPLLSLLPVEHAERFEAVPLTLQGKELFCAMREPQNLERLDELQFRTGYAVRGILASEGAIRRTINRFYRGEDPREGPDWANMMKVSASETQLGVTPFADKHTRTRERVLDETSFTPAQAQAPQTPAPPPAPAPQPTRSPPRSLARMMLVVADDPEQREAAVRLFSRQGVAAAGSSSAEAERAVALGGIEVALVAADTLQDAPAVVARLLAAAPAMEVRVLPSLAEALGGEAGPLGRAARLHARVLDAALAALGGAGVQGAALAKLARRVALRLGAGRAEAERASAAAYAMACAARLEGKGTFARPRCEAVRAVFGRDAGELASVLGAPTEGSATPPGRAALALTAATALMEAVGTGSPTPDDASRALVRLREEGRVPAVALEALAAEVSELVLGDATSPTIVLAEPDPARSATFQARFLAEGVRVLLADSMARARELLEGGASALVVGSRLPDGEGTALTRLLRAAAPTAALPIFLLAPPEDPGVVEEGLDAGADDVLTYPVNPDVLAAKVRRSLQPRRSMAAVAG from the coding sequence GTGGCCACGTACCGACTCGTCCGCAAGCTGGCCGCGGGCGGCATGGCGGAAGTCTTCCTCGCGAAGGTCGTCGGAGCCGAGGGCTTCGAGAAGCCTGTCGCGGTCAAGCGCGTCCTGCCCTCGCTCGCTCAGGACAAGGAGTTCATCGAGCTGTTCCTGCGCGAGGCCAAGCTCACGGTCTCGCTCCAGCACGCCAACGTCGTCCAGGTGTTCGACCTGGGGTGTGCTCGCGGCCAGTACTACATGGTGATGGAGTTCGTGGACGGCGAGAACCTCCGCGCCCTCCAGCGCGCCGCCGCCGCTCAGCAGGTAGGCCTGGGCCTGCGCGAGGTGTGCTTCATCGTCCAGCAGGTGGCCGAGGGCCTCGCCTACGCGCACGAGAAGCTCGATGCGTCCGGCCGCCCGCTCAACATCATCCACCGCGACATCAACCCTTCCAATGTGATGATCGCCGCCGCGGGCGAGGTGAAGCTCGCCGACTTCGGCATCGCCAAGGCCGCCAACTTCCAGAGCGGCACCCAGGCCGGTGTGGTCAAGGGCAAGCTGGGCTACCTGGCCCCGGAACAGGTGCGCGGTGGCGCGGTGGATCAACGCGCGGATCTCTTCCTCCTGGGGCTGCTGCTCTATGAGCTGCTCTCGGGCCAGCAGCTCTTCTGCGGACCGGACTACTTCCAGATCCTTCGCAACATCTCCTCCTTCGACGTGAAGACGGTGGTGCCCGTGCCGGGCGTGCCCGCGCCTCTGTGGAGCATCGTCACCCGGGCGCTGGCGCCGGATCCCGTGGCCCGCTTCCAGCGCGCGCGCGACCTGTCGGACGCGCTGCAGAACTTCCTCTTCGATCACCGGCTGCGCGTGGGCCCGCAGGACGTGGCCCGGCTCTTCGCGCGCACCTTCCCCGGACGGCGCTCGCCGCTGGACACGGGGACTCCGGGGACGGTGGAGTCGCGCGGCGAGGAGATCCGCCTGGGCGCCGAGGGAGCTTCTCCTCCGGGAGGCTCGCGCACCATTCCGCTCCGCAACGCACCGCAGGAGCCGCCGCGCCCCGCCGTGCCGAAGACGCCACCGCCCATTCCGAGCGCCCCACCGGTGCCAGCGCCCGTGATGGCGGGAGCCAAGACGGTCGCCATCCGCACCCACAGCCGGCCGGAGATGCAGCGTCCCGCCGTACCGCCCATGCAGGGCCCGGTGGGCAACCCCGAGCCGGGGCGCCGCCTCACGCCCGTTCCCCTGCCACAGGGGACCGTCCCGCCGGAGCCCTCGCGCCGCATCGTCCTGCCGCAGCGCTCCGCGACCGCGCAGCTCCTCCAGCTCGGCGCGCTGCGCCCGCGTCCGTCGGTGCGCCGCCCGCTGGGAGAGCTGCTGCTCGCCGCGGGCAAGCTCACGGAGGCGCAGCTCCGAGGCATGCTCGAGCGGCAGCGCCGCGAGGGCGGCAAGCTGGGCGAGCGGCTCGTGGCCGAGGGCCTCGTCACGGACGAGGAGCTGGTGGCCGCCATCGGCGAGCAGCTCGGCATTCCCTTCATCGCCGAGCACCAGCTCCGCACGCTGCCGGTGCCCACGCCGCTGCTGTCGCTGCTGCCGGTGGAGCACGCCGAGCGCTTCGAGGCCGTGCCGCTCACGCTCCAGGGCAAGGAGCTGTTCTGCGCCATGCGCGAGCCGCAGAACCTGGAGCGTCTGGACGAGCTCCAGTTCCGTACCGGCTACGCCGTGCGCGGAATCCTCGCCAGCGAGGGAGCCATCCGCCGCACCATCAACCGCTTCTACCGCGGCGAGGATCCGCGGGAGGGCCCCGACTGGGCCAACATGATGAAGGTGAGCGCGTCGGAGACGCAGCTCGGCGTCACCCCCTTCGCGGACAAGCACACCCGCACTCGCGAGCGCGTCCTCGACGAGACCTCCTTCACGCCTGCTCAGGCTCAAGCGCCGCAGACTCCCGCACCGCCGCCTGCTCCGGCGCCGCAGCCGACACGCTCTCCGCCCCGCTCCCTGGCTCGCATGATGCTGGTGGTGGCGGATGATCCGGAGCAGCGAGAGGCGGCCGTGCGTCTCTTCTCGCGTCAGGGCGTCGCGGCGGCCGGCAGCTCCAGCGCGGAGGCCGAGCGCGCCGTGGCCCTCGGCGGCATCGAAGTGGCCCTCGTCGCGGCCGACACCCTGCAGGACGCGCCCGCCGTGGTGGCCCGCCTCCTGGCGGCGGCTCCCGCGATGGAGGTGCGCGTGCTGCCCTCGCTGGCCGAGGCGCTCGGCGGCGAGGCCGGACCGCTGGGACGCGCGGCCCGGCTGCACGCCCGGGTGCTGGATGCGGCGCTCGCCGCCCTGGGAGGAGCCGGTGTGCAGGGCGCGGCCCTGGCGAAGCTGGCCCGGCGCGTGGCGCTCCGGCTCGGTGCGGGCAGGGCGGAGGCGGAGCGCGCCTCGGCCGCCGCCTACGCCATGGCCTGTGCCGCGCGCCTCGAGGGCAAGGGCACCTTCGCCCGGCCCAGGTGCGAGGCCGTGCGCGCGGTGTTCGGCCGGGATGCGGGCGAGCTGGCCTCCGTGCTGGGCGCACCCACGGAAGGCTCGGCGACTCCTCCAGGCCGAGCGGCCCTGGCGCTGACCGCCGCCACCGCGCTGATGGAGGCCGTCGGCACGGGCTCTCCGACGCCGGACGATGCCTCGCGCGCGCTCGTGCGCCTGCGGGAGGAGGGGCGGGTGCCCGCCGTCGCCCTGGAGGCCCTGGCCGCCGAGGTCTCCGAGCTGGTGCTGGGAGACGCCACCTCGCCCACCATCGTGCTGGCCGAGCCCGACCCGGCTCGCTCCGCCACCTTCCAGGCGCGCTTCCTGGCCGAGGGCGTGCGCGTGCTGCTCGCGGACTCGATGGCGCGGGCCCGGGAGCTGCTGGAAGGGGGCGCCAGCGCGCTGGTGGTGGGCTCGCGTCTACCGGACGGGGAGGGCACCGCGCTCACCCGCCTGCTGCGAGCCGCCGCGCCCACCGCCGCACTGCCCATCTTCCTCCTCGCCCCGCCGGAAGACCCGGGCGTGGTGGAGGAGGGGCTCGATGCCGGAGCGGATGACGTGCTCACCTACCCGGTGAACCCGGACGTGCTCGCGGCCAAGGTGCGCCGCTCCCTCCAGCCTCGCCGCTCCATGGCGGCCGTCGCGGGCTGA
- a CDS encoding TIGR02269 family lipoprotein, with protein MATMGLRLALIMLVALAWMTGCATSSVGGRQSTPQGGAASADPCQDGGCFGFSKQQDDLQLLLQAASVEEDSRLEVEEELEPDEARALWERLARTRTTLRNFGPRRSLVFLLRQVLSRDEDVPYSELVRRVGAFQSLVVMRPDGYLVSALSGKSIQRMGRLELRDGRLMAGNFEVGAFYRDKGGVFYPVDESLNLSGGLVGELGLERDWFNAALDGSEDALVELGHALARFVTSPVRSLQGLQQLPTAVAGLIASSPDYFARYSALPLQEQIREASRLSTHLLMLYGSAAGTTARIGTTTAELPVLSLSAEGALLIEQVALPMGTTTAALGTSVGAVYVLMGSGQAPPEGSPGQVSGAARTAGSGFRAFTESNFRENLARLTGQLPDGAHAHHVFPQKLARKFEQAGINVHDPRFGAWWERSSHLKNAAEYTKRWESFFDRERTFEQILQHGRELGGEFGFQVHF; from the coding sequence ATGGCGACGATGGGCCTTCGACTAGCGCTGATCATGCTGGTGGCGCTGGCGTGGATGACCGGCTGTGCGACCTCCAGCGTCGGTGGCCGACAGTCCACTCCTCAAGGCGGAGCGGCCTCAGCCGATCCCTGCCAGGACGGCGGCTGTTTCGGCTTCTCGAAGCAGCAGGATGACCTTCAGCTCCTGCTCCAGGCCGCAAGTGTGGAGGAGGACTCGAGGCTCGAGGTGGAAGAGGAGCTGGAGCCTGATGAGGCTCGGGCGCTGTGGGAGCGCCTGGCTCGTACCCGAACGACCTTGCGGAACTTCGGCCCGCGCCGCTCCCTCGTCTTCCTGCTTCGCCAGGTGCTCTCTCGGGATGAGGACGTGCCCTACTCCGAGCTGGTGCGGCGCGTGGGCGCCTTTCAAAGCCTGGTGGTGATGCGCCCCGACGGCTACCTCGTCAGCGCCCTCTCCGGAAAGTCCATCCAGCGCATGGGCCGCCTGGAGCTCCGCGACGGCAGGCTCATGGCGGGCAACTTCGAGGTGGGAGCCTTCTACCGGGACAAGGGCGGCGTCTTCTATCCCGTGGACGAGTCGTTGAACCTCTCGGGCGGCCTGGTGGGCGAGCTGGGCCTGGAGCGCGACTGGTTCAACGCCGCGCTCGATGGCAGCGAGGATGCCCTGGTGGAGCTCGGCCACGCCCTGGCTCGCTTCGTTACCTCTCCCGTTCGCAGCCTCCAGGGCCTCCAGCAGCTGCCGACCGCCGTGGCCGGCCTCATTGCCTCTTCGCCCGACTACTTCGCTCGCTACTCCGCCCTCCCTCTTCAGGAGCAGATCCGGGAGGCTTCCCGGCTCTCCACGCACCTGCTCATGCTGTACGGCAGTGCCGCGGGGACGACGGCACGCATCGGCACGACGACAGCCGAGCTGCCCGTGCTGTCACTCTCGGCCGAGGGCGCCCTGCTCATCGAGCAGGTGGCGCTTCCCATGGGCACGACCACCGCGGCGCTGGGAACCAGCGTGGGTGCCGTCTACGTCCTGATGGGCTCAGGCCAGGCTCCACCCGAGGGCAGTCCTGGTCAGGTCTCGGGCGCCGCAAGGACGGCTGGCAGCGGCTTCAGGGCCTTCACGGAGAGCAACTTCCGCGAGAACCTCGCGCGCCTGACCGGCCAGCTTCCCGATGGCGCACACGCTCATCACGTGTTCCCTCAGAAGCTCGCAAGGAAGTTTGAGCAAGCCGGGATCAACGTCCACGACCCGAGGTTCGGTGCCTGGTGGGAGCGCTCCAGCCACCTCAAAAATGCAGCCGAATACACCAAACGCTGGGAATCGTTCTTTGATAGGGAGCGCACGTTCGAACAGATCCTCCAGCATGGAAGAGAGTTGGGAGGCGAATTTGGGTTCCAAGTCCACTTCTAG
- the dnaJ gene encoding molecular chaperone DnaJ, with product MPAAAGQKRDYYEILGVQKNVSPQELKSAFRKVALQYHPDRNPGNKEAEEKFKEASEAYEVLSDPERRARYDRFGHAGASGQGFEGFGGFQGVNINDIFGDIFGEIFGGARGRGGRGGPGRGADLRYNLEISFEEAAFGCRPKVPIPRPKKCETCSGSGSKSGMPPKPCATCGGVGEVRFTQGFFAVSRTCSDCNGTGAVIPDPCSKCKGSGKVPSEEVIEVNIPAGVDNGTRVRLSGMGEPGDRGGTPGDLYVTVIVREHPLFQREDYEVFCEVPISFTQAALGAKIDVPTLDGKVKMTIPSGTQSGKVFRLKGKGIPHLHSQQRGDQHVRVIIETPTELSSKQRELLEKFAEASGEESHPQSKSFFDKVKELFG from the coding sequence ATGCCAGCGGCGGCGGGACAGAAGCGCGACTACTACGAGATTCTCGGCGTCCAGAAGAACGTCAGCCCACAGGAGCTGAAGAGTGCCTTCCGGAAGGTGGCCCTCCAGTACCACCCGGACCGCAATCCGGGGAACAAGGAGGCCGAGGAGAAGTTCAAGGAGGCCTCCGAGGCGTACGAGGTGCTGAGCGATCCCGAGCGGCGGGCCCGGTATGACCGGTTCGGCCATGCGGGCGCCAGCGGCCAGGGCTTCGAGGGCTTCGGCGGCTTCCAGGGCGTCAACATCAACGACATCTTCGGGGACATCTTCGGAGAGATCTTCGGAGGCGCGCGCGGCCGGGGTGGCCGTGGAGGCCCGGGGCGTGGGGCGGACCTGCGCTACAACCTGGAGATCTCCTTCGAGGAGGCGGCGTTCGGCTGCCGTCCGAAGGTACCGATTCCGCGACCGAAGAAGTGCGAGACGTGCAGCGGCTCGGGCAGCAAGAGCGGCATGCCGCCCAAGCCGTGCGCCACGTGCGGCGGCGTGGGAGAGGTCCGCTTCACGCAGGGCTTCTTCGCGGTGTCGCGCACGTGCAGCGACTGCAACGGCACGGGCGCGGTGATTCCGGATCCGTGCTCGAAGTGCAAGGGCTCGGGCAAGGTGCCGTCCGAGGAAGTGATCGAGGTGAACATCCCGGCTGGCGTGGACAACGGCACGCGGGTGCGCCTGTCGGGCATGGGCGAGCCGGGAGACCGGGGCGGCACGCCGGGTGACTTGTACGTGACGGTGATCGTCCGCGAGCACCCGCTGTTCCAGCGCGAGGACTACGAGGTGTTCTGCGAGGTGCCCATCTCCTTCACGCAGGCGGCGCTGGGGGCGAAGATCGACGTGCCCACGCTGGACGGGAAGGTGAAGATGACGATTCCGTCGGGCACTCAGTCGGGCAAGGTGTTCCGGTTGAAGGGCAAGGGTATTCCACACCTGCACAGCCAGCAGCGCGGGGACCAGCACGTGCGCGTCATCATCGAGACGCCGACGGAGCTGTCGTCCAAGCAGCGCGAGCTGCTGGAGAAGTTCGCGGAGGCTTCGGGCGAGGAGTCGCATCCGCAGTCCAAGAGCTTCTTCGACAAGGTGAAGGAGCTGTTCGGCTAG
- a CDS encoding ABC transporter ATP-binding protein encodes MAPRPSPHIYRRLLSYLRPYRRLLVAGLGASVLAAVATSAYAWVVGPLLRAVLTGEAVAVAGFSLPPDQMLRRLPLLVVAVAAVKATAQFLQGGWMQRLGQRVMADLRGFFYARLLTQPPAFFERRHSGELLSRFTADIPLVEFSVTQALSSYVKDGMQIVALLVTCAVIDAKLFLLTFVVMPATVFPVSRFARSLKKVATRSQASLGALSSLTAEQLQNLPVVQAYGGVPRALATFDAEAERYLGAMRRSLFLRGAFSPTVEMLGIVGVALVVMWGARAVAAEPALAGRLLSFIAAALLLYQPVKSLSGTLSQVLTGLVAAERLFAIADEPAPPDEGREAAPLSRALVLEDVRATYLDGREGLRGVSLTVPAGARVALVGASGAGKTTLFSVLLGFLPASGGSVRWDGVPLPELKPSSVRAQLAWVPQEPVLFSGTVRHNLLLGRPEATDAELWEALALAHAEDFVRTLPGGLDEPVGERGSRLSGGQRQRLALARAFLRRPSLLLLDEPTSALDAASEAAVGAGLAELMKGRTVLVIAHRLSTVRDADLIVVLDAGQVVESGTHAQLVARQGRYAQLLGEGAVAA; translated from the coding sequence TTGGCGCCCCGTCCCTCCCCGCACATCTACCGTCGACTGCTGAGCTATCTGCGGCCGTACCGGCGGCTGCTCGTCGCGGGCCTGGGCGCCTCGGTGCTGGCGGCGGTGGCCACCTCGGCGTACGCGTGGGTGGTGGGGCCGCTGCTGCGCGCGGTGCTCACCGGTGAGGCCGTGGCGGTGGCCGGCTTCAGCCTGCCTCCGGACCAGATGCTGCGCCGGCTGCCGCTGCTCGTGGTGGCGGTGGCCGCGGTGAAGGCCACGGCCCAGTTCCTCCAGGGCGGGTGGATGCAGCGGCTGGGGCAGCGGGTGATGGCGGATCTGCGCGGCTTCTTCTACGCGCGGCTGCTCACCCAGCCCCCGGCCTTCTTCGAGCGGCGCCACTCCGGCGAGCTGCTCTCACGCTTCACCGCCGACATACCCCTGGTGGAGTTCTCGGTGACGCAGGCCCTGTCCTCCTACGTGAAGGACGGGATGCAGATTGTCGCGCTGCTCGTCACCTGCGCGGTGATTGACGCGAAGCTCTTCCTGCTCACCTTCGTCGTCATGCCGGCCACGGTGTTCCCGGTGTCGCGCTTCGCGCGCTCGCTGAAGAAGGTGGCCACCCGCTCCCAGGCGAGCCTGGGCGCGCTCAGCTCGCTCACCGCCGAGCAGCTCCAGAACCTGCCCGTGGTGCAGGCCTACGGGGGAGTGCCTCGGGCGCTGGCCACCTTCGACGCGGAGGCCGAGCGCTACCTGGGCGCCATGCGCCGCTCGCTCTTCCTGCGCGGCGCCTTCAGCCCCACGGTGGAGATGCTGGGCATCGTCGGCGTGGCGCTGGTGGTCATGTGGGGTGCTCGCGCGGTGGCGGCCGAGCCCGCGCTGGCCGGGCGGCTGCTCTCCTTCATCGCTGCGGCGCTGCTGCTCTACCAGCCGGTGAAGTCCCTCAGCGGCACGCTCTCGCAGGTGCTCACCGGCCTGGTGGCCGCCGAGCGCCTCTTCGCCATCGCGGACGAGCCCGCCCCGCCCGACGAGGGCCGCGAGGCCGCGCCGCTGTCCCGGGCGCTGGTGCTGGAGGACGTGCGCGCCACGTACCTGGACGGCCGCGAGGGCCTGCGCGGGGTGAGCCTCACGGTGCCCGCGGGCGCGCGGGTGGCGCTGGTGGGCGCCTCGGGCGCGGGGAAGACGACGCTCTTCTCGGTGCTGCTCGGCTTCCTGCCCGCGAGCGGAGGCTCGGTGCGGTGGGATGGCGTGCCGCTGCCGGAGCTCAAGCCCTCGAGCGTCCGCGCGCAGCTGGCGTGGGTGCCCCAGGAGCCCGTCCTCTTCTCCGGCACCGTGCGCCACAACCTGCTGCTGGGCCGCCCCGAGGCCACCGACGCGGAGCTCTGGGAAGCCCTCGCGCTGGCGCACGCGGAGGACTTCGTGCGCACGCTGCCCGGTGGCCTGGACGAGCCGGTGGGCGAGCGCGGCTCGAGGCTCTCCGGCGGACAGCGGCAGCGGCTGGCCCTGGCGCGCGCCTTCCTGCGCCGGCCCTCGCTGCTGCTGCTGGACGAGCCCACGAGCGCCCTGGACGCGGCCAGCGAGGCGGCGGTGGGCGCGGGGCTGGCGGAGCTGATGAAGGGCCGCACGGTGCTCGTCATCGCCCACCGGCTCTCCACGGTGCGGGACGCGGACCTCATCGTCGTGCTGGACGCCGGCCAGGTGGTGGAGTCCGGCACCCACGCGCAGCTGGTGGCGCGCCAGGGCCGCTACGCCCAGCTGCTCGGGGAAGGCGCCGTCGCCGCCTGA